DNA sequence from the Arthrobacter jinronghuae genome:
GGGGCGGGGCTGGCAGCAGGTGTCACGGTGGGGGCACTTCTGGCTCAGGACATGCTTGGGTCGGAGGGCCTCGCCGGCCTGCCCGCCGGATTGATCACCCTGGGTTCCGCGCTGGCTGCTTACCTGGTGGGAAGAGTCACCCAGCGGGCCGGACGGCGCATTGGACTCGGAGCCGGGTTCGTCGCCGGCGGTCTCGGTGCCCTGGGCGTGGTCCTAGCCGCGGTGGTGGACAGCCCTCTTCTGCTGTTTGCGGCCCTGTTCCTTTATGGGGCGGGAACGGCCACCAATTTGCAGGCTCGATATGCCGGAACGGACCTGGCGCTGCCGGACCGCAGGGGACAGGCCATCAGCATTGCGATGGTCGCGACGACGTTCGGGGCGGTTGCCGGACCCAACCTGGTTACGCCCATGGGCCGCTTCGCCGACGGTCTCGGTATCCCTGCCCTGGCCGGCCCGTTCCTTCTTGCCGGAACAGCGTTCCTGGCCGCCGGCGTCGTACTGCTGGTGCTTTTGCGCCCGGATCCGTTCTTTCTGGCACGCGGGTTGGAGAACCGGACGGCGGATACCGTGCCGAGCGACGTCGGTGCGCCGGCAGCCCGTCCGGGGGCCGGAGTCTACGTGGGTGCCGCCGTGATGGTGCTGACCCAGATTGCGATGGTGGCGATCATGACCATGACGCCGGTGCATATGAGGTCCCATCACCATGACCTTGCCGCGGTCGGAATGGTTATCGGGGTGCACATCGGCGCGATGTATCTGCCGTCGCTTGTCACGGGGATATTGGTGGACAAACTCGGACGTACTCCAATGGCTATCGCCTCCGGGGTGACCCTGCTCTTGGCCGGAGTCACCGCAGCCTTCGCTCCGGGGGAATCCCTGGGGCTACTGATCCTGGCCCTCGCCCTGCTCGGCATTGGCTGGAACTTCGGGCTTATTGCCGGCACGGCACTGGTGGTTGATAACACGTCCCCGGAGATCCGCCCACGTGTGCAAGGCAAGATCGATGTGCTCGTTGCCTTGGCCGGGGCCGGAGGGGGAACCCTGTCCGGCGTGGTGATGGCCGGCACCAGCTACGCCACACTCGCCCTCTCGGGCGGCATCCTGGCCTTGCTGCTGATCCCGGTGCTGTTCTGGGCCCGGCGTAGCAAGGCCGTGGAAGGGTACTAGTCGTCGGTTCCGACGGCGTCGCTGCGCCGCTCCAGGAAGAGGGTGTCCCGCCATTGACCAGCGAGCGGTCCGTGGCTCATTTTCGCCACACGTTGGCGCCTGCCAACCACGCGGAAGCCCTCTGCCTGGTGCAGGGCGAGGCTGGCCGTGTTCTCCGGAAAGATACTGCACTGAAGCGTCCAGATTCCCGAGGTTTCAGCGGACGCCACCAGTGCGCTCAGCAGAAGCCGTCCGATGCCGCGTCCTCGGGCTGCGGGGGCGGTGTAAACAGAATGTTCGACGACGCCCCGGTAGGCATCCCGGGTGGAAACGGGGGAGGCCGCCGCCCATCCCAGGAGGCCGTTTCCTGCGTCGGCAACAAGCCTGAGTCCGGGTAGATGGGCGGAATCGAAGGCTTCCCAGTCGGGCACCTTGCTCTCGAAGGTGGCGTGGCCGGTGGCAATCCCCGCCGCGTAGATCCTGCGCACCGAGGGCCAGTCCGAAGCCAGCAGGGAACGGACGAGGATCGCCCCGCCCGGCTCAGCAGCAGGTGGGCTGCTCACCGGGGAGACAGGACCGCAGCCGCGCGTTCCAGTGCACCCGGAACGATGGAGTAGTAGGCCCAGACGCCGCGCTTTTCGCGGTGCAGGATGCCGGCGTCGACCAGGATCTTCAAATGGTGGGACACCGTCGGCTGGCCCAGTCCGATCGGCTCGGTGAGGTCACATACGCAGGCTTCCTTGTTCTCCTGGGCGGCAATCAGGGAGACCAGACGCAGCCGGGTCGGCTCGGCCACGGCCTTCAGCAGCTGGGCGAAGCGTTGGGCGTCTTCGACGCTCAGCGCTTCAGAAGTCAGCGGGGTGCAGCAGGCCTCGACGGCGGGAGCGGGAACTGTCAGTGCAGTGGTCACCTGCCCATTATGCACAGATTGACAGGTATCGATATATCCCGGGATACTCAACATCGAAGGATATCGATGTTCTTCAATGTAGTTTGCCCTGTCGATGTCCCTGCCAAGGAGCTTTGTGAGCACGTCCACCGCACCACCCCAGACCGGCCAGGTCACCGCCCGGCTCTCCACCCTGGACCGCTTCCTGCCGGTCTGGATCCTCGCCGCGATGGCCGCCGGACTGCTGCTGGGCCGCCTGGTTCCGGGCATTGGGCCTGCGCTGGACTCGGTGAAGGTGTCGAATGTGTCGCTGCCCATCGCCGTCGGCCTGCTGGTGATGATGTATCCGGTGCTGGCCAAGGTCCGCTACGACGAAACCTCGAGGGTTGTCGCCGACCGGAAACTGATGGTCACCTCACTGGTGCTCAACTGGGTCGCAGCTCCGGCGTTTATGTTCGCGTTGGCCTGGATCTTCCTGCCGGACCTGCCGGAATACCGCACCGGACTGATCATTGTCGGACTGGCCCGCTGCATCGCGATGGTGATGATCTGGAACGACCTGGCCTGCGGTGACCGCGAAGCCGCCGCCGTGCTGGTCGCCATCAACTCCGTCTTCCAGGTCCTCGCCTTTGGTGCCCTGGGCTGGTTCTACCT
Encoded proteins:
- a CDS encoding MFS transporter, which gives rise to MKQTRPTIVLDEARRVSVQRRTLAVVVLSQILGGAGLAAGVTVGALLAQDMLGSEGLAGLPAGLITLGSALAAYLVGRVTQRAGRRIGLGAGFVAGGLGALGVVLAAVVDSPLLLFAALFLYGAGTATNLQARYAGTDLALPDRRGQAISIAMVATTFGAVAGPNLVTPMGRFADGLGIPALAGPFLLAGTAFLAAGVVLLVLLRPDPFFLARGLENRTADTVPSDVGAPAARPGAGVYVGAAVMVLTQIAMVAIMTMTPVHMRSHHHDLAAVGMVIGVHIGAMYLPSLVTGILVDKLGRTPMAIASGVTLLLAGVTAAFAPGESLGLLILALALLGIGWNFGLIAGTALVVDNTSPEIRPRVQGKIDVLVALAGAGGGTLSGVVMAGTSYATLALSGGILALLLIPVLFWARRSKAVEGY
- a CDS encoding GNAT family N-acetyltransferase, translating into MSSPPAAEPGGAILVRSLLASDWPSVRRIYAAGIATGHATFESKVPDWEAFDSAHLPGLRLVADAGNGLLGWAAASPVSTRDAYRGVVEHSVYTAPAARGRGIGRLLLSALVASAETSGIWTLQCSIFPENTASLALHQAEGFRVVGRRQRVAKMSHGPLAGQWRDTLFLERRSDAVGTDD
- a CDS encoding ArsR/SmtB family transcription factor — protein: MTTALTVPAPAVEACCTPLTSEALSVEDAQRFAQLLKAVAEPTRLRLVSLIAAQENKEACVCDLTEPIGLGQPTVSHHLKILVDAGILHREKRGVWAYYSIVPGALERAAAVLSPR